Proteins from a genomic interval of Medicago truncatula cultivar Jemalong A17 chromosome 3, MtrunA17r5.0-ANR, whole genome shotgun sequence:
- the LOC25488912 gene encoding 3-hydroxyisobutyryl-CoA hydrolase-like protein 5: MASGASIPNEKDVLGEEIDHVRVITLNRPKQLNAISPDLVFLLAEYLEKWEKDDKTDLIILKGAGRAFCAGGDLRVFYGGKTTRDSCLEVVYRFYWLCHHISTYKKTQVALVHGISMGGGAALMIPLKFSVVTDKTVFATPEASFGFHTDCGFSYYHSRLPGYLGEYLALTGARLNGKELVAAGLATHFVTSEKIVELEKRLINLNSGDENAVRSVIEEFSSEVKLDEESILNKKSIIDECFSKDSVEEIIKSLEAESSKEGNGWLGPALKGLKRSSPTALKIALRSIREGRNQSLSECLKKEFRLTMNILRTTISEDMYEGIRALTIDKDNAPKWDPPSLDKVDDEKLDIIFKPLDKELELQIPESVECRWDGKYENSAYAVPNRETQISA, from the exons ATGGCATCTGGTGCTTCCATTCCAAATGAAAAG GATGTTCTTGGAGAAGAGATAGACCATGTAAGGGTAATTACTTTGAACAGACCAAAACAGTTGAATGCTATCTCACCTGACCTG GTATTTCTGCTAGCAGAATATTTGGAAAAATGGGAGAAAGATGACAAAACAGATCTAATTATCTTGAAG GGAGCTGGTAGGGCTTTCTGTGCTGGAGGGGATTTGAGAGTATTCTATGGTGGCAAGACAACAA GGGATTCATGCCTTGAAGTGGTTTACAGATTTTACTGGCTTTGCCATCATATTAGTACTTATAAGAAAACTCAG GTTGCTCTTGTCCATGGAATTTCAATGGGTGGAGGTGCAGCATTGATGATCCCATTGAAATTCTCGGTTGTAACAGATAAAACA GTTTTTGCTACTCCTGAAGCAAGTTTTGGATTTCATACCGATTGTGGTTTCTCATACTATCATTCTCGTTTGCCAGGGTATTTAG GTGAATACCTGGCGCTTACTGGAGCGCGGTTGAATGGAAAGGAATTAGTTGCAGCTGGACTGGCAACTCATTTTGTCACTTCTGAG AAAATTGTTGAGCTAGAGAAGCGCTTGATTAACTTAAATTCCGGTGATGAGAATGCTGTGAGATCAGTTATTGAAGAATTTTCATCAGAAGTTAAACTTGATGAAGAGAGTATTCTAAACAA GAAGTCAATAATTGACGAGTGCTTCTCAAAGGATTCTGttgaagaaattataaaatcattG GAAGCTGAATCAAGCAAAGAAGGAAATGGATGGTTAGGTCCAGCATTAAAAGGACTGAAAAGATCATCACCTACTGCATTGAAAATAGCATTAAGATCG ATTCGTGAAGGAAGGAATCAATCACTATCTGAATGTCTAAAAAAGGAATTCAGATTAACAATGAATATACTCCGAACTACGATATCTGAAGATATGTACGAG ggtATTAGAGCTCTCACCATTGACAAGGACAATGCTCCAAAG TGGGATCCTCCATCACTTGACAAAGTAGATGATGAGAAGTTGGACATAATTTTTAAGCCGTTAGACAAGGAATTAGAGCTTCAGATTCCAGAAAGTGTGGAATGCAG GTGGGATGGTAAATATGAGAATTCAGCTTATGCTGTTCCAAACAGAGAAACACAAATATCAGCTTAG
- the LOC25488911 gene encoding 60S ribosomal protein L18a-2 isoform X2 yields the protein MNQYHQYQVVGRALPTEKDEHPKIYRMKLWATNEVRAKSKFWYFLRKLKKVKKSNGQVLAINEIFEKNPTKIKNYGIWLRYQSRTGYHNMYKEYRDTTLNGAVEYMYNEMASRHRVRHPCIQIIKTATIPANLCKRESTKQFHNSKIKFPLVFKKIRPPTRKLKTTYKATKPNMFM from the exons ATGAATCAGTATCACCAGTACCAGGTTGTGGGAAGAGCTCTTCCTACTGAGAAGGATGAACATCCTAAGATCTATAGGATGAAATTGTGGGCCACCAATGAAGTGCGTGCCAAATCCAAGTTCTG GTATTTTTTGAGAAAGCTGAAGAAGGTCAAGAAGAGCAATGGGCAAGTGCTTGCCATCAATGAG atttttgagaaaaatccAACCAAGATTAAGAACTATGGAATTTGGCTGCGATACCAGAGCCGAACCGGATATCACAACATGTACAAGGAATACCGCGACACTACACTAAATGGCGCTGTTGAATACATGTACAATGAAATGGCATCACGTCATAGAGTCAGGCATCCATGCATCCAGATCATCAAGACTGCCACAATCCCAGCTAACCTTTGCAAAAGGGAGAGCACGAAACAGTTTCACAACTCTAAAATCAAGTTCCCGTTGGTGTTCAAGAAGATTAGGCCCCCAACCAGGAAGCTCAAGACAACATACAAGGCAACAAAACCCAACATGTTTATGTAA
- the LOC25488909 gene encoding aspartic proteinase nepenthesin-2, translating to MVLKLLLILIFLVIHFFTLEAISDFAVRDLTRIQTLHRRVIEKKNQNSISRIQKTKEQSNKSYKPPAVAAPPEYLTGNYSTQLMATLESGVSFGSGEYFIDVFIGTPPKHFSLILDTGSDLNWIQCVPCYACFDQNGPYYDPKDSTSFKNISCHDSRCQLVSSPDPPQPCKAEENQTCPYFYWYGDSSNTTGDFALETFRVNLTKPNGKSVFKIVENVMFGCGHWNKGLFRGASGLLGLGRGPLSFASQLQNLYGHSFSYCLVDRNSNSSVSSKLLFGENKKLLSNPNLNFTSFVGGLENTFYYVEIKSIIVGGEVLKIPKETWNLNEDGSGGTIIDSGTTLTYFAGPAYEIIQEAFMEKIKGYSIVESFAPLKLCYNVSGIEEMELPEFGILFSDGAVWDFPVENYFIQIESDDVVCLAILGTPKSALSIIGNYQQQNFQILYDGKKSRLGYAPMKCDEV from the coding sequence ATGGTTTTGAAACTTTTACTCATTCTAATTTTCCTTGTGATACATTTCTTCACTTTAGAAGCCATTTCTGATTTTGCAGTTAGAGACTTGACAAGAATTCAAACTCTGCATAGAAGGGTTATTGAAAAGAAGAACCAAAACTCTATTTCAAGGATACAAAAAACAAAGGAACAATCAAACAAGTCCTATAAGCCGCCAGCTGTTGCCGCACCACCGGAATATTTGACCGGAAACTATTCAACTCAGCTTATGGCCACCTTGGAATCAGGAGTAAGTTTTGGTTCCGGTGAGTATTTCATCGATGTATTCATCGGTACGCCACCAAAACATTTTTCTCTGATACTTGACACCGGTAGTGATCTTAACTGGATTCAATGTGTTCCTTGTTATGCTTGTTTTGATCAAAATGGACCATATTATGATCCTAAAGATTCCACTTCTTTTAAGAACATAAGTTGTCACGATTCGCGGTGTCAACTCGTGTCATCGCCTGATCCTCCTCAGCCCTGTAAGGCTGAGGAGAATCAAACTTGTCCGTATTTTTATTGGTATGGCGATAGTTCTAACACAACTGGCGATTTCGCACTTGAAACATTTAGAGTGAATCTTACAAAACCAAACGGGAAATCCGTGTTCAAAATCGTCGAAAATGTTATGTTTGGTTGTGGTCATTGGAATAAAGGACTATTTCGCGGCGCTTCTGGATTGTTAGGATTAGGAAGAGGACCATTATCATTTGCTTCACAGCTTCAAAATCTCTATGGTCATTCATTTTCCTATTGTCTTGTAGATAGAAATAGCAATTCAAGTGTTAGTAGCAAATTGCTATTTGGTGAGAACAAAAAGCTTCTTAGTAACCCTAATTTGAATTTCACATCTTTTGTTGGTGGATTAGAGAACACATTTTACTATGTTGAGATAAAATCTATTATAGTTGGTGGTGAAGTGCTAAAAATACCAAAAGAAACATGGAATTTAAATGAAGATGGTTCTGGTGGTACAATAATCGATTCCGGTACAACTTTAACTTATTTTGCTGGACCAGCTTATGAGATTATTCAAGAAGCATTCATGGAGAAAATTAAGGGTTATTCAATAGTTGAAAGTTTTGCACCTTTAAAGCTATGTTATAATGTGAGTGGAATTGAAGAAATGGAATTGCCTGAATTTGGAATATTGTTTTCAGATGGAGCTGTTTGGGATTTTCCTGTTGAGAATTACTTTATTCAGATTGAAtctgatgatgttgtttgtttgGCTATTTTAGGGACTCCTAAATCTGCACTCTCAATAATTGGAAATTATCAGCAAcagaattttcaaattttgtatgATGGGAAGAAATCTAGACTTGGTTATGCTCCAATGAAGTGTGATGAAGTTTAA
- the LOC25488911 gene encoding 60S ribosomal protein L18a-2 isoform X1, with translation MATFKYHQYQVVGRALPTEKDEHPKIYRMKLWATNEVRAKSKFWYFLRKLKKVKKSNGQVLAINEIFEKNPTKIKNYGIWLRYQSRTGYHNMYKEYRDTTLNGAVEYMYNEMASRHRVRHPCIQIIKTATIPANLCKRESTKQFHNSKIKFPLVFKKIRPPTRKLKTTYKATKPNMFM, from the exons ATGGCCACCTTCAAG TATCACCAGTACCAGGTTGTGGGAAGAGCTCTTCCTACTGAGAAGGATGAACATCCTAAGATCTATAGGATGAAATTGTGGGCCACCAATGAAGTGCGTGCCAAATCCAAGTTCTG GTATTTTTTGAGAAAGCTGAAGAAGGTCAAGAAGAGCAATGGGCAAGTGCTTGCCATCAATGAG atttttgagaaaaatccAACCAAGATTAAGAACTATGGAATTTGGCTGCGATACCAGAGCCGAACCGGATATCACAACATGTACAAGGAATACCGCGACACTACACTAAATGGCGCTGTTGAATACATGTACAATGAAATGGCATCACGTCATAGAGTCAGGCATCCATGCATCCAGATCATCAAGACTGCCACAATCCCAGCTAACCTTTGCAAAAGGGAGAGCACGAAACAGTTTCACAACTCTAAAATCAAGTTCCCGTTGGTGTTCAAGAAGATTAGGCCCCCAACCAGGAAGCTCAAGACAACATACAAGGCAACAAAACCCAACATGTTTATGTAA